The nucleotide window TAGGTTGCAGATGAGATATCGGTCGACTTTTCAATGAGATTAATTGTAACCTATAGACCTACACTTCCTGGATAACATGGCATTTGACTTCAACCATATATAGGAAACGTACAATCTTatcttttatgctttttaaaAGCTGTACTGTTAATCCTTCCTCTTTCACTGTCCGGTTCTGAACGCAAAACCTGTGATCTTGACTTGATAATTCAATTTCGCCAAATATTAATCCCTATACACTACTAACTAATAGTACCAGATTTGAAGCAAGGAAAAATAGTTTACCATCAAGTCTTATCAGGAAATGCTTGATATgtgataaataaaatcatgCACGATTACCTTATACGAAATCTATATCATAGTACGTAAACTAATCACAATGGCGGCTCAAACTTACATCATgatattttaagtttaacCATTGTTTAGTACAATAATACATAATTAGAATATTACATGGAGTCTATATTTTGTTGTGAGCAATAAGAGACCAGAATGTTTATGTATAGTCACTTGTAATTCTTTTATAAGGAACTTGTTTGGACTCATTACGAGAACGGCGGATTGCGCCGAGCTTTTGAGACAAAGCAAGTTTTATCAGACCAGACCAGAGACACAAAATGACGATGTATTAAAGCACACGTAATAATGTTGTGTCATAACAGACGACATAATGTTGTGATAACAATTAGGCCTCGGGGAGCAAACGCACGAAGACAGAGAAAAAATGCCAGATTGTCATAAGAGGTGTCGACATGGCTATAAAACTCGTGTCATATATGATAGCGATGCAGCAGGGCCTGGCTTTACGTTTCACAAATTGCACTCAAATAATGAGACTGACATGACAATTGAGAAAAACGTCATGGTGTATTTCAGTTCGTATCTTTTGTAACTGCAGGTTTAGGTATTTCGCTGCAGACGTGTATATTTAAGATTTAAGTACACGAAGAAATAGTTAGTTACGCTTCGTTTCTTGAATAAAGTACGgagattttttaaagttatccATTTTGACAGCTGGTGGGCAGAAATGATATGATTTATAACCAGGAAATTTTATgttaacagttttaaaaaaattaattgaaataagTGCAATTATAAGTTTTGTGcgatgttttgtttttatattaacgtgatattttattgcattttattttttaattcatttaaatcaaacaattttgtaacttGCTTTTCAGCACCAACtgtttaacaaaaatgaaagtCTTTAAAACTCCTAAAAACATGCTTGAAATTGTGTCACCACGTCAAGGCGAAACTTCTTCAAATGCTTCAAGAGGCGTCGGCAAAGCGCAGAGATTTGTCTCGGTAAATCGCCGGTCAAAACTATGCTGTGTCTTTGCCTTATTGGGCTTAGTTATGCTCATTATGGGCTGTATTGTccacattgaaaaaaatgcgcttgaaaaagaaaatggcggTGAGAGCAGTCGTTACACCAATATCGCTGGAAACGTGCTAGTCGCTCTCGGAGTCACATTCGTCCTCCTCTGCATCCTACACTTCTTCCGTTGTTGCTGTCTGGGTCATGGACAGAAGAGTGACAGTCGTACAAGTCGGGAGGAAGGAAACAGGAACGATACCCGCATCTTTCGCTCCTCGGTTCCAACGTTTATCGTTCATCGTTACACAGCTCCTCCAATGAATACTCCTTCCGGCAACGGTCTTCGCCACAATTCCAGTATTTCAACAGTTTCCGAATTAACCGAGGATGAACCTCCAAGTTACAGTGACATTATCAAGAACGCCGAAGACGTCTTTCCGCCatgttattatgacgtcattaatgaAGTAACGCTGTGGTAGAAGAAGGATCGCATGGAATTTGAACAAtcagcttaaaatttttgtattaagACTTTCGGGACCGATGTTTTAATCTGTATGCGATCTATGCACAATGTTCGAATTGACAATAATCTACTTGTTATGAGTGATGTGACAAAATGACGGTGGCGTTGTCCGTGTCAAAGAGCCACGCCCGCTTGCGGCCATTTAGCCCGTCACTTTGGCACGTTCTGTGTGAACTGTTTGACCTCAACACCATATTGCGAATTATGATTGTCACGGTGTCAGAAGTCACCAAATGAAATTGACCATTTTACAAGATCGTAATTACCAACTAAGTGTGACGTGTTATATACAGCACTGTGTAATTTCGGCACttatatatttgtttgctATACTTTTAACCTAAGCCATTTCTCTTGcaataaaatctttgcaaaTCATGCTTCGCTGTATAAATTGTTCTTAAACataatattatataaggtCAGAGCGAAAGCTCACAGGTGTTTCATCACAAAGCAGGTTGTAATTCATTTTCACTTGAAAGCTGTTGACAACTTAATAATACTGTGACAAACCATTACATATAAAAAGTAGCTTGTTAGCTATTAGTATACCTCTGGAGTAAGTTATATTGATTCTCAATGTATTCTCATATTCGCTGAAAATGATATGTTATTAAAAGggatattttagttttaactaTAAGTGTGTTCAGCTGTGCATAATACCATGGAAAATTTTATCTTAATGTAAATCTTGTCATTGGGTGAGAACTAATGAACATTCCagtttgcataaaaattttgcagtgACGTAGACGCGACAACTTTTCAAGGAAAGCCGTCTTTATCTTGAGGTTTGATCGTTTTCGTGTTGATCTAATCGGTCGTTTGAAATCTAAACACGAAAACAAATTGCGACAGAGCGCAATTCCACGCATAATCCATAAAGCATTAAAACTAAAAGCGCCAGCCACATCCTGGCAAAAAGGACATGACATCTTTTCGAAATTCAAACACAGTTAAGTTACCAAGTCCAAATAAACACGCTCAAGCAGATTGTCGAGCTAAAGATGGGGCGTGTGATAACGAGATCTATCTTGCATTTATCAGATGATTCTGATCTCAAACGCGTCgtgaaatttttgactttgatGAATGCTGTTGGTGAAAGATACAAGCTACTTAACagataatttgaaatttttacagTAACAAAAATCTTAGGAGATGAATTCCGTAAATGCGTTGCTGAATTAGCAAGCACAATTGCCAAAGTCAAAGATCAATTGAATAACACCAATAACCTATTTAATTTATCACTAAAACAATAGGTACAAAACGTTACATAAATTCATGAGTTTTAGTTTCGACTTCAacaataaatgtaaaattaacacaattattttaaaacgatTAAAAATTATATCCTTATTAATTAACTAATTTACCGCTTCGGGCgggtaaatattaaaattatgccATTGACGACATTTGCGGGGCAAatgaatttgtaaaatttttgtacGAAAGATTCTTCCCTCAGagaagtttatttattattaattttctgGACTTTGCTAGTTTTTTTCTCTCAGGGATGACCTTATATTGAACAATTATTTGGAGGTCTCCCGGCTGCAGTTCTGTAATTTAAAGTAACGACCAAAAAAGTTGTTGATTTTGGTGTGGTTTTAGAGATAACTAATTATACCATAATGTAGTAAAATTCAAAATCTCCCTATAGTTAATAGTGAATCTGATTATTTGTATATTCTGGtttactaaaacaaaattccGCAAAGTTTAGTTATCGTATCAATAacaaagttgttgttttaGATGTGTAGATATGTAGGTTTACATTCAAACAGAACTTTCGGAAACAACTTTCTGGTTGGTTCGATGACTAAACTTAGCTGAAATTTTTTACAGTACATATAACAAACGGTTATAGGCTACATTTAATTTGGCCAAACGTGAATACGTCGTTCAAAAGAACTATTTTTTTCCATGCTATATTTCGGCACGGTTTTACCCTTAACAGAATGATTCTCAACAAGTCAGGCTCTTCAGCAAGCGGAGCTTCTGTGTGGCATCCTACATCTTTATCAGATATTAGTtcggaaaaaaatattttccaggTTGCGTAAAGCAAACCTTTGGACTGTCAAAACCTGAAATTAGAGACACAGACAGCCAGATATGCGGATGCAACTGTATAATCCGCTTAAAAACACTTTAACCTCTGAAGAGTTTTTAGGctttaaaaattggcaaacAATATTAACTTTATATTAAGAATGCCTAAAGCTACCGCACAAAGTGAACAAATCTCTGCACAGCAAAACAACGCTTTCAAGCCTTTTAACTTCAcaatgaaaaaagtaattcttACAGCAGGACATTTTAGGCCTAATCTATGCTATCATTATTCGGCAGATTAAGGAATACTTGAACCGTGTTAACACGGTTCAACGTTCTAATATACCTGACGGTTCGTTAGTTACACATATGCTATGTATTATGGCTTGGAGCTGAAAGCGCATCAGGTATTTCTAGTCTAAATTTATAGTTGTCACAAACCCATTTTAGGTGAAGAATCCAAGCATAATAAAAATAGCCTTTCTCAAAGAAACGGGTGAGCGCATTGTTTGAACGCGCAACGAACAGCAAAAATCGAGACTTAGAGCAGGTAAAAGAAACACTAAATCCCAAAACCAGCGTCAGACTTACGTTGTCTTAAACTATgacaaaaccaaacttttGTATGGACATGATTAATTATGAAATGCATATGACGTGCTGCACACACTATTTATACAAATGGCATGGaaccataaaataaaaacacacgCCAAAAGCGAAGTGACATTCGAGCAGCTATGTACTACATTGAAAAGAAACGATTTGAGTGGAGTATTTTCATgcgacatttttacaattggTATACGGGCGATAAAAACGGTTCAATTCTTTCAAAGCTAAAATTGGAACGCAAAATCTCATGGTAAAAAACAGTAAAAGCTACAGAAATTATACAAACTTCAGAAACTTACAATTCCTAAAACTACTAATATACAAAGGACACCTTTACAACAAACTTGTCAATGACAACTAAGTAGTTAAAAACTATTTACCGAAAAAGCCCATCATGTCCGGCATCTTAGAAAAACATCCCCAGAGTTTGTTTGGTCAGTTAATTGGAATAAGGTTGTTGTACTGTTCCCACAACGGACCGAGATATTTCTGATCAGAAAGGATGATGTCTTTTATTTGCTGGGGTGGATTTTTCTTAAGATTATTTGCACGATTCCATCTTTCTATGCGAGTAATGTCTAAACAGAGATACTGATGCATTGTCATGCAATAATAACaccttttttaataaaaatgaatcTTAGCTTTGAAGTATGCAGTAAAAACATCTCTGATATGGAGTGGTAGTAACTTGCATGCGATATTAGATGCTATTATTAGAtaacaggggtggccaaaaCATGGCTCGCTACAGTCGTCTCTTAGGGCCTTTGCATGTGGCTCTTTAATTTGTAGAAAAGCTATCGTCGTCTGTTTTCCTTTTGTTGCGAGAGTGCACCTGGAACTTAAATCTATTTTGTTTGAGTGTGATCATTAGTTTTTACAGGCAATCTCTAATCATAGCGCTAGTGTGATTGCGTGACTTGATTCGTAGTGATACGTATTCACCCAGGTTAGGAACACGACAATTGACATCAGAAACGTTTGTGATATATCAAAGAGTATTGTCTGGGATAAACATTCTGATAGTTTTCAATCACTCTGGGTATGCATGCGATATCGGCGATACCCACCAGCTCAACTACCTTCCTTGACCTGGTCATAGTAACCTGCATTGTTGCCCAGTGAAAAAATCTTATTTTAGGCCATGATTATGATCTTCAACGTCTGTGAATAAATACAATGGctgttatcaaacaaacaaatatttgaatttttcaattatttgaaaaattataaaattattttttatctaatttcaaacattcaaataatattttcctgtagttatgaaataataattattcaaataataataaacacgATTctgaactttttcttttttgttttagattgCCGTAAgtcacaaaattttgtatcaaaTATTGATCCAAAAAGTCGGGGTGCAACTTATGGACGAATATGTTTACAAtagattgaaa belongs to Clavelina lepadiformis chromosome 6, kaClaLepa1.1, whole genome shotgun sequence and includes:
- the LOC143462368 gene encoding uncharacterized protein LOC143462368, with translation MKVFKTPKNMLEIVSPRQGETSSNASRGVGKAQRFVSVNRRSKLCCVFALLGLVMLIMGCIVHIEKNALEKENGGESSRYTNIAGNVLVALGVTFVLLCILHFFRCCCLGHGQKSDSRTSREEGNRNDTRIFRSSVPTFIVHRYTAPPMNTPSGNGLRHNSSISTVSELTEDEPPSYSDIIKNAEDVFPPCYYDVINEVTLW